In one window of Rhodoglobus vestalii DNA:
- a CDS encoding response regulator transcription factor, which produces MGHTILLVEDDDGIAIPLLRTLEREGYGVEWLAEGLPAIARAASGQIDLVVLDLGLPDIDGLEVCRRMRADGVSSSILILTARGGELDRVVGLDVGADDYLAKPFALAELLARTRALLRRGAPRPQTDAAEESREAPASTLRIDADARRVWEAQRELQLTSKEFDILALLSQNRGAVVTRERLMDEVWDENWFGSTKTLDVTIGRLRQKLEDSASATRVVTVRGVGFRLEDNPTDA; this is translated from the coding sequence ATGGGGCACACAATTCTGCTCGTCGAAGACGACGACGGTATCGCGATTCCACTCCTCCGCACCCTTGAGCGCGAAGGTTACGGTGTCGAGTGGCTGGCCGAAGGACTCCCGGCCATCGCTCGGGCGGCCTCCGGACAGATTGACCTTGTCGTGCTAGACCTCGGCTTGCCCGACATTGACGGGCTCGAAGTTTGTCGGCGAATGCGTGCCGACGGCGTCAGCAGCTCAATCCTGATCCTCACCGCTCGCGGTGGCGAACTGGATCGTGTCGTTGGGCTCGACGTCGGAGCCGATGACTACTTGGCAAAGCCATTTGCCCTCGCGGAACTGCTCGCGAGAACGAGGGCGCTTTTGCGGCGCGGCGCGCCGCGCCCACAAACTGACGCCGCGGAAGAATCGCGGGAGGCCCCTGCGTCCACGCTACGTATCGACGCGGATGCCCGCCGGGTCTGGGAAGCCCAGCGCGAGCTCCAGCTCACCAGCAAGGAATTCGACATTCTCGCCCTCTTGTCTCAGAATCGCGGCGCGGTTGTCACGAGGGAGCGTCTGATGGACGAAGTCTGGGATGAGAACTGGTTCGGCTCGACCAAGACTCTCGACGTGACAATTGGGCGCCTGCGGCAAAAACTAGAGGACAGTGCATCCGCCACTAGGGTCGTGACCGTCCGCGGCGTCGGCTTCCGGCTCGAGGACAACCCTACAGATGCGTGA
- a CDS encoding Ig-like domain-containing protein, with protein MKRIAALLAIVSITATVAAVGTPEFSSASFTSSTKNTVSTVSAAADWTPPVVSMIQPASPVRDTVLVTANASDSDTAIASVTLQYLPVGGSSWVTLCSATVSPYSCSWDTKLVADGSYDLRATATDAAGYSTTSATARTTVANSVLVVLTNPGEFARGSVPLTTSLYNGGTSTYTVRVQYSLAGANVWKDICTNLASPYTCSWVTTGYANDYYDLRSVAVSGSSTYVSATVADVLVDNLTPTVTMTDPGTPLSGTRTFAATATDAHSGIARVEIQYLRVGSSTYSTLCTVTALPYSCRADTTALPDGTYSFRAIADDTAGNRTTSAVISNRVLDNTVSSVSMEDPGAFITGTATLNASASSSAGVTSVRIQRAPTGTPTWADVCTDTTSPYSCVWNSATVADGLYDFQAILVDGSGKVTTSAIVTARRVDNTPLRGTDIQAANGAATVGKMEPGDKITFTYSDLVNLTSITPAWTGAALPVTIRAQDGNVVGLSNTDDTLSVERAGSTINLGTVNLKGDYVKSGKTVTFASAMTAATITVNGVQVTAVTVTFGTATGGAARTSSTLASMVWTPSAAVRDLYGNANSAAPVTETGALDREF; from the coding sequence ATGAAGCGTATCGCCGCACTCCTGGCCATCGTGAGCATCACTGCCACGGTTGCCGCGGTGGGCACGCCGGAATTCTCGTCGGCCTCATTCACATCTTCGACCAAGAACACTGTCTCTACAGTCAGCGCCGCCGCCGACTGGACCCCACCGGTCGTATCAATGATCCAGCCGGCGTCTCCCGTTCGCGACACCGTCCTCGTCACCGCCAACGCCTCGGATTCCGATACGGCCATTGCCAGTGTCACACTCCAGTACCTGCCCGTCGGCGGCTCCAGCTGGGTCACCCTCTGCAGCGCTACCGTTAGCCCTTACTCGTGCTCGTGGGACACCAAGCTCGTCGCCGACGGGTCCTATGACCTGCGCGCGACCGCGACGGATGCCGCCGGCTACTCCACGACGTCCGCCACCGCGCGGACGACGGTCGCGAACTCGGTGCTCGTCGTGCTCACCAACCCGGGCGAGTTCGCCCGTGGCAGCGTGCCGCTCACGACCTCTCTCTACAATGGGGGTACCTCGACCTACACCGTGCGTGTCCAGTACTCTCTCGCCGGGGCCAACGTCTGGAAAGACATCTGCACGAACCTCGCATCTCCCTACACCTGCTCGTGGGTCACCACCGGGTACGCAAACGACTACTACGACCTGCGTTCGGTCGCCGTCTCCGGAAGTTCCACATACGTCTCGGCCACGGTCGCCGACGTCCTCGTCGACAACCTCACTCCGACCGTGACGATGACCGACCCAGGCACTCCGCTAAGTGGCACGAGAACCTTCGCGGCCACGGCCACCGACGCGCACTCCGGCATCGCCCGGGTCGAGATCCAGTACCTGCGGGTCGGGTCCAGCACCTACAGCACCCTCTGCACGGTGACCGCCTTGCCGTACTCGTGCCGAGCCGACACGACGGCACTGCCCGACGGCACCTACAGCTTCCGCGCCATCGCTGACGACACCGCGGGCAACCGCACGACCTCTGCCGTCATCTCCAACAGGGTGCTCGACAACACCGTCTCGTCGGTGTCGATGGAGGACCCGGGCGCGTTCATCACGGGAACTGCCACGCTCAACGCCTCCGCCAGCTCCTCCGCTGGAGTCACCTCGGTGCGCATCCAACGCGCCCCGACTGGCACCCCGACGTGGGCTGATGTCTGCACCGACACCACCTCCCCCTACTCCTGCGTCTGGAACAGCGCGACGGTCGCCGACGGCCTCTACGACTTCCAAGCCATCCTCGTCGACGGCTCCGGCAAGGTGACAACGTCGGCAATCGTGACCGCCCGCCGCGTCGACAACACGCCGCTGCGCGGCACCGACATACAGGCCGCAAACGGCGCGGCCACGGTCGGCAAGATGGAGCCGGGCGACAAGATCACCTTCACCTACAGCGACCTCGTGAACCTCACCTCGATTACCCCCGCCTGGACCGGTGCGGCCCTGCCCGTCACGATCCGGGCACAGGACGGGAACGTCGTGGGACTCAGCAATACCGACGACACCCTCTCGGTCGAGCGAGCCGGCAGCACGATCAACCTGGGCACGGTGAACCTCAAGGGTGACTACGTCAAGAGCGGCAAGACGGTCACATTCGCCTCCGCGATGACGGCGGCAACCATAACGGTGAACGGGGTGCAGGTGACGGCGGTGACCGTGACCTTCGGAACCGCCACCGGCGGCGCAGCCCGCACCAGCAGCACACTCGCCAGCATGGTCTGGACGCCGTCTGCAGCCGTTCGTGACCTCTACGGCAATGCGAACTCCGCCGCACCCGTCACCGAGACAGGCGCATTGGACAGGGAGTTCTGA